A DNA window from Deltaproteobacteria bacterium contains the following coding sequences:
- a CDS encoding glycosyltransferase family 4 protein: MNRPTIVHVITKLENGGAQRHALHILEHLPKDRYRVILAYGPGGYLDSYAQTLEGVEHWPIQALQRSIGPAQDLKALYEIRSRLQGLKDGPVIVQTHSSKAGVLGRLGATLSHVKARVHTVHGFGFHAGKTKLSKRLLKVVEKRSAKLSDWNLCVSEHDLRLGVRYGLLKEENTSIIHAGVDLDAHARDSGKGLELRRELNIPEDAPVTSTIACLKPQKAPLDFVRFARRVKELVPKAHFIYVGDGDLKEELLEEIQCSQNLQDCFHFLGWTDRVVDVLSASNVFALLSLWEGLPRAIIEARAAELPCIVTRICGNPEAVKEGVHGMLVPPGRPASAAEQVVKLFRAPQMLEVLQQNALEGLDRFHIKHVVPQHIELYERLLAQP, encoded by the coding sequence ATGAATCGCCCGACCATCGTCCATGTAATTACCAAGCTAGAAAATGGCGGCGCCCAGCGTCATGCGCTGCACATCCTGGAACACCTACCCAAAGATCGCTACCGAGTTATTTTGGCCTATGGCCCAGGCGGCTACCTCGATTCATACGCTCAGACCCTAGAAGGTGTTGAACACTGGCCTATTCAAGCGCTACAGCGCAGCATAGGACCAGCCCAAGACCTTAAAGCACTTTACGAAATTCGCTCTCGGCTCCAAGGGCTCAAAGATGGCCCGGTCATCGTTCAAACACACTCGTCAAAAGCGGGGGTCCTTGGCCGTTTAGGGGCAACTCTGAGTCATGTAAAAGCCCGGGTTCACACAGTCCATGGATTTGGTTTTCACGCGGGAAAAACAAAGCTTAGCAAACGCTTACTCAAAGTTGTTGAGAAACGAAGTGCGAAGCTTTCCGACTGGAATCTTTGCGTCAGCGAGCATGACCTTCGTCTCGGGGTACGCTACGGACTTTTAAAAGAAGAGAACACGTCAATCATTCATGCCGGAGTCGACCTCGACGCCCACGCAAGAGATTCTGGAAAAGGCTTAGAACTTCGCCGGGAACTCAACATTCCAGAAGACGCTCCGGTAACCTCCACCATCGCATGCCTCAAACCGCAAAAAGCCCCGCTTGATTTCGTGCGATTTGCCAGGCGTGTAAAAGAACTCGTTCCCAAAGCACACTTTATTTATGTAGGGGACGGCGACTTAAAAGAAGAGCTTCTTGAAGAGATCCAATGCTCCCAAAATCTCCAAGACTGCTTTCATTTCTTAGGCTGGACGGACCGAGTGGTGGATGTTTTGTCCGCCTCAAATGTTTTTGCCCTCTTAAGCCTCTGGGAAGGCCTCCCACGAGCCATCATCGAAGCGCGTGCTGCTGAGCTGCCATGCATCGTCACCAGGATTTGTGGTAACCCGGAAGCCGTTAAAGAAGGTGTTCACGGGATGCTGGTACCGCCCGGCAGACCTGCCTCAGCTGCAGAGCAAGTGGTCAAACTCTTTCGTGCGCCGCAAATGCTAGAGGTCCTTCAGCAAAACGCGCTA
- a CDS encoding glycosyltransferase family 2 protein — protein MIVDVVIPALNEEGAIAQVVQGLVRTDLIRDVWVVDNASTDNTAFLAREAGAQVVYEPRRGYGQACLLGLEQLAPGADVVAFIDADGSDGPAEIVRVLEPILKGRADFVVGSRALGPKEAGSITPQQVIGNAIASAWLRWRFDQPATDLGPFRAIRKDKLDALQMTDTNYGWTIEMQIKAARHHLRYEEVPVSYACRVGESKVSGTVRGTFGAAYKILGLLALYDFWKRSE, from the coding sequence ATGATTGTAGACGTGGTGATACCCGCCTTGAATGAAGAAGGTGCCATTGCACAAGTGGTTCAAGGCTTAGTGCGCACGGATTTAATTCGTGATGTTTGGGTTGTGGATAATGCCAGCACAGACAACACAGCTTTTCTGGCACGTGAGGCCGGTGCTCAGGTGGTCTATGAGCCTAGGCGAGGTTACGGCCAGGCTTGCCTCCTTGGACTTGAGCAGCTTGCGCCCGGAGCGGATGTGGTGGCCTTTATCGATGCTGATGGATCGGATGGCCCTGCAGAAATTGTTCGTGTACTTGAGCCCATACTAAAAGGCCGAGCCGACTTTGTGGTGGGTTCCAGGGCGCTGGGCCCTAAAGAGGCCGGGTCCATTACGCCTCAGCAGGTTATTGGCAATGCGATTGCTTCGGCCTGGCTACGCTGGAGGTTTGATCAGCCGGCTACAGACTTAGGCCCTTTTAGAGCCATTCGAAAAGACAAGCTCGACGCACTTCAGATGACCGATACGAATTATGGTTGGACCATTGAGATGCAGATTAAGGCAGCCCGTCATCATCTTCGGTATGAAGAAGTTCCGGTGAGCTACGCGTGCCGTGTGGGCGAGAGCAAAGTCTCGGGAACGGTGCGTGGCACATTCGGAGCAGCGTATAAAATACTAGGACTTTTGGCTCTCTACGATTTTTGGAAGCGAAGCGAATGA